From Campylobacter upsaliensis, the proteins below share one genomic window:
- the der gene encoding ribosome biogenesis GTPase Der, which translates to MQNIILIGKPNVGKSSLFNRIARQRIAITSEISGTTRDTNKIKVNINGKEALLIDSGGLDESNELFKNVKQNSLNAAKNADIILYLVDGKNLPDEEDRKFFYALKKLQKPMALIINKVDNKKDEERAYEFANFGVKELFNLSVTHNIGLDELYAWLENFLHTSVLKNDEEEQSLEEFLENYDEEKEIKFKEIDENHIKIGIVGRVNVGKSSLLNALVKEQRSVVSSIAGTTIDPVNESVMYKDKLLEFIDTAGIRKRGKIQGLERFALNRTEKMLENSQIALLVLDANEGFNELDERIAGLISKHYLGVIIVLNKWDKTRYEFDKVVKELRLDRFKFLSHAPIISVSALSGKRVHVVMDKILEVFANFTQKIPTAKLNDLVNKATKAHPLPHDYGKLVKIYYAVQYDLAPPKIALIMNRPKALHFSYKRYLQNQIRKEFNFEGVPLILASRKKGEKENE; encoded by the coding sequence ATGCAAAATATCATACTTATAGGTAAGCCAAATGTCGGTAAATCAAGCCTTTTTAATCGCATAGCAAGGCAAAGAATCGCCATCACAAGTGAAATTTCAGGCACGACTAGAGATACAAATAAAATAAAAGTTAATATCAATGGCAAAGAAGCCTTGCTTATCGATAGTGGCGGACTTGATGAAAGCAATGAGCTGTTTAAAAATGTCAAGCAAAATTCCCTCAATGCTGCTAAAAATGCTGATATTATTCTCTATTTAGTTGATGGTAAAAACTTACCCGATGAAGAGGATAGAAAATTTTTTTACGCATTAAAAAAGCTTCAAAAGCCTATGGCACTCATCATCAATAAGGTCGATAACAAAAAAGATGAAGAGAGGGCGTATGAGTTTGCAAATTTTGGGGTTAAAGAGCTTTTTAACCTTTCTGTAACGCATAATATAGGGCTTGACGAGCTTTATGCTTGGCTTGAGAATTTTTTGCACACGAGTGTTTTAAAAAATGATGAAGAAGAGCAAAGCTTAGAGGAATTTTTAGAAAATTACGATGAAGAGAAGGAAATTAAATTTAAAGAAATTGATGAAAATCACATTAAAATCGGCATAGTTGGGCGTGTAAATGTCGGTAAATCAAGCCTTTTAAATGCCCTTGTGAAAGAGCAAAGAAGTGTCGTAAGTAGCATAGCTGGAACGACCATAGACCCTGTAAATGAAAGCGTGATGTATAAGGATAAACTTTTAGAATTTATCGATACGGCAGGCATTAGAAAAAGAGGGAAAATTCAAGGATTAGAACGCTTTGCGCTTAACCGCACGGAAAAGATGTTAGAAAATTCACAAATTGCTCTTTTAGTTTTGGATGCAAATGAGGGCTTTAATGAGCTTGATGAGCGTATTGCAGGGCTGATTAGTAAGCATTATTTAGGCGTGATTATCGTGCTAAATAAGTGGGATAAAACGCGTTATGAATTTGATAAAGTAGTAAAAGAATTAAGGCTTGACCGCTTTAAATTTCTTTCTCACGCGCCTATTATTAGCGTGTCGGCTTTAAGCGGGAAGAGGGTGCATGTTGTAATGGATAAAATTTTAGAGGTTTTTGCTAATTTTACACAAAAAATCCCTACCGCAAAGCTTAATGATTTGGTTAATAAAGCCACTAAAGCTCATCCTTTGCCACACGATTATGGAAAATTAGTCAAAATTTATTATGCTGTGCAATATGACTTAGCACCGCCTAAAATCGCTTTAATTATGAATCGTCCTAAGGCTTTGCATTTTAGCTATAAACGCTATTTACAAAATCAAATTAGAAAGGAATTTAACTTCGAAGGGGTGCCGCTAATCCTTGCTTCGCGTAAAAAAGGAGAAAAGGAAAATGAGTGA
- a CDS encoding shikimate kinase → MSENVLFIGFMGCGKSTLARAFARESGRVFIDSDALIEMQFDLSVNEIFAKFGEEFFRKEEQKMANFLTYTRGISLATGGGFVGVRNLDKIGFCVYLRASFKFLKERLSEEERAKRPLFLDEKRARSLYEARLALYEEKANLILDIENQSLESLIKELKKRIK, encoded by the coding sequence ATGAGTGAAAATGTCCTTTTTATCGGTTTTATGGGCTGTGGAAAAAGCACTTTAGCGAGGGCTTTTGCGAGGGAAAGTGGGCGTGTGTTTATCGATAGTGATGCCTTGATTGAAATGCAATTTGATTTAAGCGTAAATGAAATTTTTGCCAAATTTGGCGAGGAGTTTTTTCGTAAAGAGGAGCAAAAAATGGCGAATTTTCTCACTTATACAAGAGGCATTTCTCTAGCCACAGGTGGGGGTTTTGTGGGTGTGAGAAATTTAGATAAAATAGGCTTTTGCGTGTATTTAAGAGCTAGTTTTAAATTTTTAAAAGAGCGTTTAAGCGAGGAAGAAAGAGCTAAAAGACCGCTTTTTTTAGATGAAAAAAGAGCAAGGAGCTTATATGAGGCAAGACTTGCTTTGTATGAAGAAAAGGCAAATTTAATTTTAGATATTGAAAATCAAAGCTTAGAAAGCTTGATAAAAGAATTAAAAAAGAGGATAAAATGA
- the trpS gene encoding tryptophan--tRNA ligase: MRVLTGLQPSGDLHIGNFFGAIKPMIEAQETSEMFIFIANYHAMTSSQNGAVLKQNALKAAAAFLSLGVDPQKSVFWLQSDVKEVLELYWILSQFSPMGLLERAHSYKDKVAKGLPSSHGLFSYPVLMAADILLFDTQIVPVGKDQIQHVEIARDIALKVNNEWGEIFTLPEARVSENVAVVPGTDGAKMSKSYQNTIDIFAGEKLRKKQISSIVTDSTPLEEPKNWQDCNVFKIAKLFLSKEKQEELKGRYEKGGEGYGHFKAYLNELVGAYFKEAQENYENYLKEPKKLEEILEFGASKARKIAQLKMQKIYDKIGL; encoded by the coding sequence ATGAGAGTTTTAACAGGACTTCAGCCGAGTGGAGATTTACATATAGGGAATTTTTTTGGTGCGATTAAGCCTATGATAGAAGCACAAGAAACAAGTGAGATGTTTATTTTCATCGCAAATTATCACGCGATGACTTCAAGTCAAAATGGTGCAGTTTTAAAGCAAAATGCCCTTAAGGCAGCAGCGGCTTTTTTAAGTCTTGGCGTTGATCCTCAAAAAAGTGTTTTTTGGCTACAAAGTGATGTAAAAGAGGTGCTTGAGCTTTATTGGATTTTATCACAATTTAGCCCTATGGGTTTGCTTGAAAGAGCACATAGCTATAAGGATAAGGTCGCTAAGGGACTGCCTTCTTCGCACGGACTTTTTTCTTATCCTGTTTTGATGGCGGCTGATATTTTGCTTTTTGACACGCAAATCGTGCCTGTGGGAAAGGATCAAATTCAACATGTTGAAATTGCAAGAGACATTGCTCTAAAGGTTAATAATGAGTGGGGAGAAATTTTTACCCTGCCTGAAGCTAGGGTGAGTGAAAATGTCGCCGTGGTGCCCGGCACTGACGGAGCTAAGATGAGTAAATCTTATCAAAATACCATAGATATTTTTGCAGGTGAAAAGCTAAGAAAAAAGCAAATTTCTTCCATTGTAACGGATAGCACACCTTTAGAGGAGCCTAAAAATTGGCAAGATTGTAATGTTTTTAAAATAGCTAAACTTTTTTTAAGCAAAGAAAAGCAAGAGGAGCTAAAAGGGCGGTATGAAAAAGGTGGCGAGGGTTATGGACATTTTAAAGCGTATTTAAATGAGCTTGTAGGGGCATATTTTAAAGAAGCACAGGAAAATTATGAAAATTATTTAAAAGAGCCTAAAAAGCTTGAAGAAATTTTAGAATTTGGAGCAAGTAAAGCGAGAAAAATCGCACAGCTAAAAATGCAAAAAATTTATGATAAAATAGGCTTATAA
- the serS gene encoding serine--tRNA ligase codes for MLDLKKLQNDFDSVATKLKNKKVDELLLKDLSEIFTLLKKEKMLLEELQAFQNKFSKELAKAENKEELKQQLSENKTKIATQNQKVKELEERLENLAFKIPNIPDDDVIVGDDEDGNLELKRVLTPPSFDFEPREHFELGERLEWLDFVRGVKIAQSRFCVLKEEGALLNRALINYMIDFNRSRGFKLVNVPFLVNQNAMFGTGQLPKFKDDMYKVEEEDLYLISTSEIALTNLFNDEILNAENLPLKMTAYSACFRKEAGSAGRDTRGIIRQHQFEKVELVSITSPKQSESVFNEMCECASDLLSSLGLAHRWVMLCTGDLGFSAAKTIDLEVWLPGQNQFREISSISNCRDFQARRAKIRYKNEQGKNELVHTLNGSSLAVGRTLVAIMENYQDKNGKIAIPDVLRKYF; via the coding sequence ATGCTAGATTTAAAAAAATTGCAAAATGACTTTGATAGCGTAGCAACAAAGCTTAAAAATAAAAAGGTTGATGAGCTTTTGCTTAAGGATTTGAGCGAAATTTTTACACTTTTGAAAAAAGAAAAAATGCTTTTAGAGGAGCTTCAAGCCTTTCAAAATAAATTTAGCAAAGAATTAGCAAAAGCTGAAAATAAGGAAGAATTAAAGCAACAATTAAGCGAAAATAAAACAAAAATCGCCACACAAAATCAAAAGGTCAAAGAGCTTGAAGAAAGACTTGAAAATCTAGCCTTTAAGATCCCAAATATCCCAGATGATGATGTGATTGTAGGAGACGATGAGGACGGAAATTTGGAACTTAAAAGAGTGCTAACTCCGCCTTCATTTGATTTTGAGCCAAGGGAGCATTTTGAGCTTGGCGAGAGGCTTGAGTGGCTTGATTTTGTGCGAGGGGTTAAAATCGCGCAAAGCCGTTTTTGTGTGCTTAAAGAGGAGGGGGCGTTACTAAATCGTGCTTTGATAAATTATATGATAGATTTCAACCGCTCACGAGGCTTTAAGCTTGTCAATGTGCCTTTTTTAGTAAATCAAAATGCGATGTTTGGCACGGGGCAACTACCGAAATTCAAGGACGATATGTATAAGGTCGAGGAGGAGGATTTATATCTCATCTCAACTTCCGAAATAGCCTTGACTAATCTTTTTAACGATGAAATTTTAAATGCGGAAAATTTGCCACTTAAAATGACGGCTTATAGTGCTTGCTTTAGAAAAGAAGCAGGCAGTGCGGGGCGTGATACAAGAGGCATTATAAGGCAGCACCAATTTGAAAAAGTCGAGCTTGTCAGTATCACAAGCCCTAAGCAAAGTGAGAGTGTGTTTAATGAAATGTGTGAATGTGCTAGTGATTTACTTAGCTCACTTGGCTTAGCACATAGGTGGGTGATGCTTTGCACGGGGGATTTGGGTTTTAGTGCGGCTAAGACTATTGATTTAGAAGTGTGGCTACCTGGGCAAAATCAATTTAGAGAAATTTCTTCTATATCAAATTGCCGTGATTTTCAAGCAAGAAGGGCAAAAATTCGCTATAAAAACGAGCAGGGTAAAAATGAGCTTGTCCATACGCTTAATGGCTCTTCTTTGGCTGTGGGAAGAACTTTAGTGGCGATTATGGAAAATTATCAAGATAAAAATGGCAAAATAGCCATACCAGATGTTTTAAGAAAGTATTTTTGA
- a CDS encoding DMT family transporter yields MLRVIKRNLGVYFMILACLDFALMSACAKILSEELSSIEIMFFRNVIGVVFMLYMLRKLRTHKEGGKLWLLIFRGVVGTLSLYLFFYNVSNITLGGAFAFQKTSPIFITLIAFVIFKENIGLKGWFGIFIAFIGVLFIAQPFTHEDLHSGFDLKNSLLGVLSGFLAALALTSVRELRSYYATEQIAFSFIFVGTLMPLISMLVGEFYVNEKLDFIIAPFVMPSFKAWIFILAMGILGTIYQIHITKSYGIAKQAGIVAGVSYLDVVFSIIVGVILGDALPSAMVFLGIIGIVVGGLILMRNKKK; encoded by the coding sequence ATGCTAAGGGTGATTAAGCGTAATTTAGGCGTTTATTTTATGATTTTAGCTTGTTTAGATTTTGCTTTAATGAGTGCTTGTGCGAAGATTTTAAGCGAAGAATTAAGCTCCATAGAAATTATGTTTTTCCGTAATGTTATCGGCGTTGTTTTTATGCTTTATATGTTAAGAAAACTTAGGACACATAAAGAGGGGGGCAAACTTTGGCTTTTGATTTTTAGAGGGGTTGTTGGCACACTTTCTTTATATCTTTTTTTCTACAATGTCTCAAATATCACACTTGGAGGGGCTTTTGCTTTTCAAAAAACCTCTCCCATTTTCATCACTTTAATCGCCTTTGTCATTTTCAAAGAAAATATAGGACTTAAGGGGTGGTTTGGAATTTTCATCGCCTTTATCGGTGTGCTTTTTATCGCTCAACCTTTCACGCACGAGGATTTACACTCTGGCTTTGACTTAAAAAATTCCTTACTAGGCGTTTTAAGTGGCTTTTTAGCAGCCTTAGCGCTTACAAGCGTAAGAGAATTGAGAAGCTATTACGCAACAGAGCAAATCGCTTTTTCTTTCATCTTTGTAGGCACATTAATGCCCTTAATCTCTATGCTTGTGGGCGAATTTTATGTCAATGAAAAGCTGGATTTTATTATCGCTCCTTTTGTAATGCCCTCTTTTAAGGCTTGGATTTTTATTTTAGCTATGGGAATTTTAGGCACAATTTATCAAATACACATTACAAAAAGTTACGGCATAGCAAAGCAAGCGGGAATCGTAGCTGGAGTGAGTTATTTAGATGTCGTTTTTTCTATTATTGTCGGTGTAATTTTAGGAGATGCGTTGCCTAGCGCTATGGTATTTTTGGGGATTATTGGTATTGTTGTTGGTGGGCTTATTTTAATGAGAAACAAAAAGAAATAA
- a CDS encoding methyl-accepting chemotaxis protein: protein MTKTLGGKILACVVAIFVVVIGVIVTYNYISSSSQISTLFRSIQKGILDASYTTIDITMNVEAKQHLNAVAEQIVALDKNDVIAQRRVLMTAEELIKYPSMYIVYENDGKVILQDYHPEVGIENLSSNFDNVGLDLRDRFWYKETKEKRQGIISSTYVSSAGNYKGQRLATATYPLIKNGEFIGVIGMDLFVGDFQKRFENFEREELPGLDVYITDADGKIFSHKDQKIIESTTRTEAEIALQTALKNALEGEFVYMHDGKERIGFYKQFPFGWTIVSATTQSDYTEAINKQFFISTAIALVLLVVGAMFLVVFVKKLVAPLNSIQSGLNSFFDFINHKTQDISTISIKTSDEFGQMAAAINENIKATKEGLDQDKQAVKESVTTVGIVENGDLTARITANPRNPQLIELKSVLNNLLDVLQTKVGKDMNKIHSIFEEFKSLDFRHKIENASGSVEVTTNALGEEIIKMLKQSSDFANSLANESSKLQNAVQNLTTSSNSQAASLEETAAALEEITSSMQNVSQKTSDVITQSEEIKNVTGIIGDIADQINLLALNAAIEAARAGEHGRGFAVVADEVRKLAERTQKSLSEIEANTNLLVQSINDMAESIKEQTAGITQINESVAQIDQTTKDNVEIANESAIISNTVSDIANNILEDVKKKKF, encoded by the coding sequence ATGACAAAAACACTTGGAGGCAAGATTTTAGCCTGTGTTGTGGCGATTTTTGTTGTAGTGATTGGTGTGATTGTAACTTACAACTATATTTCTAGTTCAAGTCAAATTTCCACACTTTTTAGAAGTATTCAAAAAGGTATTTTAGACGCTTCTTATACTACGATAGATATTACGATGAATGTTGAGGCAAAGCAGCATTTAAATGCTGTAGCGGAGCAAATTGTCGCACTGGATAAAAATGATGTTATCGCTCAAAGACGCGTTTTGATGACGGCGGAGGAGCTTATTAAATATCCTTCTATGTATATTGTTTATGAAAATGACGGAAAGGTGATTTTGCAGGATTACCATCCTGAAGTGGGTATTGAGAATTTATCTTCAAATTTTGATAATGTCGGTTTAGACTTAAGAGATAGATTTTGGTACAAAGAAACTAAGGAGAAAAGGCAAGGCATTATCTCTTCTACCTATGTTTCAAGTGCGGGTAATTATAAGGGTCAAAGACTTGCAACAGCAACTTATCCTTTAATTAAAAATGGCGAATTTATCGGCGTTATTGGTATGGATTTATTTGTGGGTGATTTTCAAAAAAGATTTGAAAATTTTGAAAGGGAGGAATTACCTGGACTTGATGTTTATATTACCGATGCAGATGGGAAAATTTTCTCCCATAAAGATCAAAAGATTATTGAAAGCACCACTCGAACCGAAGCAGAAATAGCCTTGCAAACAGCTTTAAAAAATGCACTTGAGGGCGAATTTGTCTATATGCACGATGGCAAAGAAAGAATAGGCTTTTATAAGCAATTTCCTTTTGGCTGGACCATAGTTTCTGCGACAACGCAAAGCGATTATACTGAGGCGATTAATAAGCAATTTTTCATCAGCACGGCAATAGCCTTAGTCTTGCTTGTTGTTGGTGCGATGTTTTTAGTGGTGTTTGTGAAAAAGCTTGTCGCTCCACTCAACTCCATCCAATCCGGTCTCAACTCCTTCTTTGATTTCATCAATCATAAAACACAAGACATCTCTACCATTAGCATTAAAACAAGCGATGAATTTGGTCAAATGGCAGCTGCTATTAACGAAAACATCAAAGCCACCAAAGAAGGCTTAGACCAAGATAAACAAGCTGTAAAAGAAAGTGTTACCACAGTAGGCATAGTCGAAAACGGAGATTTAACAGCAAGAATCACAGCTAATCCTAGAAACCCACAACTCATAGAACTTAAAAGCGTTCTTAATAATCTCCTTGATGTCTTACAAACTAAAGTGGGTAAAGATATGAATAAAATTCATTCTATCTTTGAAGAATTTAAAAGCCTAGACTTTAGACACAAAATAGAAAATGCAAGCGGTAGTGTAGAAGTAACCACTAATGCCTTAGGCGAAGAAATCATCAAAATGCTTAAACAAAGCTCTGATTTTGCAAATTCTTTAGCCAATGAAAGCTCCAAACTTCAAAACGCTGTGCAAAACCTTACTACAAGTTCAAATTCTCAAGCTGCTTCTTTAGAAGAAACTGCTGCTGCTTTAGAAGAGATAACCTCCTCTATGCAAAATGTTTCTCAAAAAACAAGTGATGTTATCACTCAAAGTGAAGAGATTAAAAATGTTACAGGCATTATAGGTGATATAGCTGACCAAATCAATCTTCTAGCCCTTAATGCTGCCATAGAAGCAGCAAGAGCAGGAGAACACGGAAGAGGCTTTGCCGTCGTGGCTGATGAAGTAAGAAAACTAGCTGAAAGAACACAAAAGTCTTTAAGTGAGATAGAAGCAAATACTAACTTACTTGTCCAATCTATCAATGATATGGCAGAAAGCATTAAAGAACAAACTGCTGGTATCACACAGATTAATGAAAGTGTGGCTCAAATAGATCAAACCACTAAGGATAATGTAGAAATTGCTAATGAAAGTGCTATCATCTCTAATACTGTTAGTGATATAGCTAATAATATCCTTGAAGATGTGAAGAAGAAGAAGTTTTAG